Proteins encoded by one window of Panicum virgatum strain AP13 chromosome 7N, P.virgatum_v5, whole genome shotgun sequence:
- the LOC120681024 gene encoding uncharacterized protein LOC120681024, whose product MVYHGKSGLLVARNNKGNTPLHCAAGAGNDDMISCIIALAVAEAAGDEMMVTKFLRTRNKFGETALHQAVRAGSKASVDKLMSVDPELASVPGQADEGNTTSPLCVQIGQKICKMLDGLVQQLVK is encoded by the exons ATGGTCTACCATGGCAAAAGCGGTCTCCTGGTGGCgcgcaacaacaagggcaacacGCCCTTGCactgcgccgccggcgctgggaACGACGACATGATCTCCTGCATCATTGCGCTCGCCGTGGCCGAGGCAGCCGGCGACGAGATGATGGTGACCAAGTTCCTCAGGACGCGGAACAAGTTTGGGGAGACTGCCCTGCACCAGGCGGTGCGCGCCGGCAGTAAGGCCTCCGTCGACAAGCTCATGTCCGTCGATCCAGAGCTGGCCTCCGTTCCAGGTCAGGCTGACGAGGGTAACACTACTTCACCATT GTGCGTGCAGATTGgtcaaaaaatttgtaaaatgcTCGACGGATTGGtacaacaacttgtaaaatga